The Humulus lupulus chromosome 4, drHumLupu1.1, whole genome shotgun sequence genome has a window encoding:
- the LOC133830803 gene encoding uncharacterized protein LOC133830803, with protein MLIISMNTKRQRRPNVRLGEIGDVSAAFACGYSRGTKGKLGLKSWRNDFVNPVETEQNPFCGFYERKDSELTISDPEVSPRNSADSQQNRENKNPNSSKDFGFKAFDLTENIKSTLDFGNITRKCRVMKRRGQSRRVNNGFFGSSWGSKLSPEFSEPDGKEYGEKEFDGYTFNICDDYYHDNGFKDLSDRETPASSNEVCEYDMYGCNNNSQRCGKFGDYWNEDASFDGNVATKCGAGVWDEMKLDQIDTNSVKTWLEELGFGKYADVFEMHEVDEEALVLLTLEDLKEMGVFSVGPRRKLYNAIQQLKGGDVSG; from the coding sequence ATGTTGATAATAAGTATGAATACAAAGAGACAGAGGCGACCAAATGTTAGGTTGGGGGAAATAGGAGATGTCTCTGCAGCATTTGCATGTGGGTATTCTCGGGGTACTAAGGGAAAACTAGGGCTCAAGAGTTGGAGGAATGATTTTGTGAACCCTGTTGAGACTGAGCAAAATCCATTTTGTGGGTTTTATGAGAGAAAAGATTCTGAATTAACAATCTCTGACCCTGAAGTTTCTCCACGAAACTCAGCTGATTCTCAGCAGAACAGAGAAAATAAGAACCCAAACTCTTCAAAGGATTTTGGATTCAAGGCGTTTGATTTAACTGAGAATATCAAATCCACGCTAGATTTTGGAAATATAACCAGAAAATGTAGAGTCATGAAGCGCCGGGGACAAAGTAGGAGAGTGAACAATGGTTTTTTTGGTAGTTCATGGGGTTCTAAGCTTAGTCCGGAGTTTAGTGAACCTGATGGGAAAGAGTATGGCGAGAAGGAGTTTGATGGATACACTTTTAACATATGTGATGATTACTACCATGACAATGGCTTCAAGGATTTGTCTGATCGCGAAACTCCAGCATCAAGCAATGAGGTTTGTGAATATGATATGTATGGATGTAATAATAATTCACAAAGATGCGGGAAATTTGGTGATTATTGGAATGAAGATGCTTCTTTTGACGGAAATGTTGCAACTAAATGCGGTGCTGGTGTGTGGGATGAGATGAAACTTGATCAAATTGACACAAACTCTGTTAAAACATGGCTGGAGGAACTGGGATTTGGTAAGTACGCAGATGTTTTCGAAATGCACGAGGTTGACGAGGAAGCTTTGGTACTACTTACACTTGAAGATCTCAAAGAAATGGGGGTATTTTCCGTTGGACCTCGGCGGAAATTGTATAATGCAATCCAACAGCTAAAAGGTGGAGATGTTTCTGGTTAA